The genomic stretch AAGCATCAAAATACGGGTGATTTTTTCTTTTTGAATGGTTTTTAGAATTTTGCCAACTTGGGTGATGTGGACCGGAATTGTACGTGCACTGTGTTCTCTCGGAGTGAAGTCCGATTCTATAAGTCCAAGAAATAAGGGATCCTCACCGGCAAGAAGTGCTTCTGTCATACCAATATGGGGAAGTTCCCCACCACCAGCGATAATGGCTAATCGGCCTTTGGGTGCCAAAGAGAGACCTTAAGGAGTTCCTGAATCGCTACTGCCAGTCGAAGGCGGAGTGGAACCAGAGTCGGTTTTTTTGTAATCGGTTACGTAAAATCCAGATCCCTTAAAGATGATTCCTGCACTGGCTGAAATTCGGCGTTCGACAGTTCCTTTTTTTCCACAGAGGCACTCTGTGAGTGCATCATCTTTCATTGACTGAACGTGTTCAAAGTCTTTTCCGCATGTATTACAATGGTAATCGTAGGTAGCCATAGTTCCCCCTCTAATGGATTCCTGTTCTAATTTCAAAGAGTATCACTTGTTCCCTGTTCGGTTCTTTTGCTAGTGGGAGACAAATTTCCCAGGAATAACCGCCCGATGAAAGGGCAGATTCATCCAAAGGAAAAGAATGGATGGACTGGATGAGTCCCGTATTTCGTCTCCAAAGACTTGCGTTCCATTTGTCCCCTTTGCGAGATCCAATGTGTAAGGACAGGTTTTCTCTTCTTTTTTCACCGTCTAGGACATATCGATTTTTATTTACCCAAATGGATTCTTTATCCAAAGAGATAGAATAGGCTAGGTGATCCTTGTTTTCGTAATTTAGGTGGAGCTCTAAAAAAGAGATAGGGAGATTGGAGTCTGTAGGTTGGAAGGAAAACTCAAAGTAGTTTTTGTCACCTGCGAGTTTTTTACAAATTCTCTGTAAACCTTTTGATTCTTTAGTTAGACCATAGATCGGAAATCCTGTCTCGCCTGAGATACGAACCGAGTCTCTGGGAATATAATCACCAAAGAAGGTGGCAGGGATTTGGGTTCCATTCCAACCTTCAAAATCGATCCGAACCTCATTTTCGCTAGACTTAAATCGTTTTTCCAATTCTGCAATGAGAGTGGGGTTGGGAGGAACCTCTGTTAAAAATCCAGAAAAAATCCATGCGGATCTTTGTAGGTTAGGAAAGTAACATCTCTTCCAATGTCCGGAACTACCGGCAATGGTTTCTGTACCTGCATCTTCTTCTAAACAGATTGCCTGTTCAGGTTCCGTGATTTTTCCCACTTCGGAGTTCTCGCGGCCTGGTCCACTACGAAGGTTGACATTTTTTCCTCGTAAAATCGCTGTTTGGTGGAAGAGATTGGTATTTGTTGTATTGGCTAAAAAATGTAAACTTTGTAATAAAAATTCAGATTCAATCTCTCCAATGGGTTCAAAAGGAAAACTAAGTAGGTTTGTGAGAGCACGGCTAAACCGATCTTCCATTCCGCGTGGATCTTCCAGAATGAGTTTTAGGAGCAGGTTTGTCACTTCTGGTTTGGGAATTGGCTTAGTGAGTGTCACAATCTTTGTGATGAGAGCTCTTTTGTAACCGTCACCATGTTTTTTTAAATTGGGAAGGTATGGATCCTGAATATGGTAATAGGTTCCACGAGTGGTTTCCCATTCTGCAAGTTTGGTTTCCGAACGTGATTGGAAAAAGGATTGAAGCTCTTTGGTTGTTTCCTTCTCGTTCAATTTTTTTTCCAATTGAGAGATGGTTTCGGAAAGGATGGTGAGTTCTAATTCACTGGAGGGAATTTCTTTCTCCTGATAAAGTCCAAGGACTTTGAGATAGGATTCCGATTGGTAGAGGTCGTAGGCTTTGTCTTCTCTCTCTCGAAAGTCAACAAAGGCATAAGTAACAAGGGCGATAAAAAGAAAAACTAGGCTAAAAGCAAGAAATACACGGGAGCGTATCAAAAGAATCCTCCCGTTTTAGTCTTAAAGATTTTCAGGTAGGAGCTTGGATCTTTCCACTCCGTATTCTTCAAACAAAGCATTTTTGGCAACATAGTATCTGTGTAAATTGATGTTGTAATCTACTTTGACTCGGACAAGTGACAACTGGTCTTGCACATGAGTATCCAAAGCATTTTTGACTGCGAGTGCATTGAAACTTCCTTGTTGGAAGGAACGTAACACTCCATTGTAATACTTTTTAGATTCGTCTTCAGTGCGTTTTGCATTTTCCAATACCTGGTAGGAAGCCTTTAAGATATCAATCCGTGTTTTAACATCATCAGAAACTGCTTTCACGAGGTCTGCTTCTTCCAAAGAAACTTGGCGTTTTTGGATTTCTGCATCGCGGATTCCGGCCTTCACTCCCTTATCCATAATCGGATAAGAAAGGTCAAGGGAACCTTGCATTACGGGATATTGGTAAGAAAATACTCCATGACGGTTATCAGAATAGTTGTTTTGTGGACTAATCGTATTTTGCGCTTGGTATCCGTAAGTGCCCGCAGCTTTTAAGGATGGGAGCGCTTCATTTTTAGCAGTTTTCATCGAAAGTTCTGCATTTTCTTTTTTTCGGACGATGGCACGGAAATCTGCTCTGTGTTTGTATGCGTAATCGATATCGGCTTGGTAGTCCAACTTCGTAGGAAGAGATTCCGAAAGAGGTGTTGTCTTTTGGAAGATGGTATCTTCTGGAAGGTTGAGAGAACGAATGAGTTTACGGCGAGCCTCTTCTCTTTCTGCACTTGCTTGTGCCATTTGTCCTTCCACTTGAGAGAGAAGGGCATTCCATTGGTTGACTTCAAAACTTTCAGAAAGCCCAAGTCCTTGTTTGCGGATGGTAAGATCCCGAACATTCTTTGTGTTTTTTAAAAGTTGTTCGAAGGTTTGGTATCCAGATTCTTTCACAGAGTAATTCCAATAATCTACAAGAGTGGCAACCACTTTACTTGCGACTTGGTCTTCCATTTGCTCCCGCAAAATCTCTGTTTGGTTTTCTAGGATTTTTTCCATATTTCTTTCATTAGCACCAAAGGCATTTTTTAGTAAATCCTGGGCAATGGTTACGGAAAGAGTATCTGTATATAACGGAGGAAGGCCGAGAGCTGTAAATCCCGCAGGAGTTTTGTTCGGATCTTCAAAAGCGTTCGAGTCAAAACGTTGTGACTTTGCTTCTAACTTAAAATACGTTCCTGTTGTGAAGAGTTTTTCTAACCCAGCACTATAGGTATTGGTTTGGGTTTTAGTTCCCGTAAAGATATTGTTTTGGTTGAAAGGGAATTGTTTTTGATCCAATTCCGCTTTGGAAAGAGCTCGCCAAGAATACTTTCCCTCATATTTCATAAGAGAAGAATCTGCTTTTGCTAACTCCAAACGGGCCTGCATGACCTCGCGGTTGTTTTCAATGGCATACTTGACTGCATCTTGTAAGCTAAGTGTAAATCCCTTATCTCCAGATTCCGCAGCCAATAGGCCGACGGAAACGAGGAGGATCAATGTACTTGAAACCCATGAACGTTGTTCCATACTGTTAATTCAGACTCCTCATTCCCTTTGAATAGCTGTTTTTTTTGAGGCAAACCCTTATTTTTTAAGGGCTTGTTTCATTTTATCGCCTACTTCCCCAATATGTGCACAGATGCTGATTCCAGCGTCTTTCATTGCAGCAATTTTAGAAGTGGCAGTTCCCATGCCCCCGGAAATGATCGCACCGGCATGACCCATACGTTTTCCTGGAGGAGCTGTTTGGCCGGCAATAAAACCAACCACTGGTTTTTTTACATGGGCTTTGATGTAAGCTGCGGCTTCTTCTTCCGAAGTTCCACCGATCTCACCAATCACAACGATTCCTTCAGTGTCCGGGTCTTCATTTAAGAGGCGAACTGCTTCTACGTGGTTCATTCCGGGAACAGGGTCTCCTCCGATTCCAATACAAGTGGACTGGCCAAGGCCTGCCGCAGTAAGGGAAGCAACGGATTCATAAGTCAAAGTTCCTGAACGAGAAACGATACCAATGTTTCCAGGAGTGTGGATAAAACCTGGCATAATTCCCATCTTTACATTGTAGCGAGGGTTGATCACACCGGGGCAGTTTGGTCCTACCAGTTTCGTTTTAGAATTACGAAGCACACTGTATACTTTTAGCATATCGTGAGTAGGAATTCCTTCCGTGATACAAACTACGAGTGGGATCTCAGCAAAGATTCCTTCCAAAATCGCATCAGCTGCGAAAGGAGGGGGAACAAAGATCACGGCAGCGTTCGCACCGTCTTGGATCATTGCATCTTTGATGGTGTTACGAACAGGAGCAGTTTTTCCTGTTTCGGAAGTCCAGATCTGGCCACCTTTGCCTGGAGTGACTCCGGCAACTACTTTTGTACCATATTCCAACATTTGAGTCGCATGAAAGGATCCTTCCTTACCGGTGATCCCTTGGACGACTACTCTTGTGTTTTCATCAACTAATACAGCCATGTTTTATAGTTCCTATTTTTTGATTAGGGAGACAATTTTGTCTGCCGCGTCACGGAGTCCTTCCACTCCAACAATATTCATTCCGGATTCGTTCAGGATTTTTTTCCCTTCTTCTGCATTGGTTCCTTTCAAACGAACCACTACTGGAACCGATACATTTACCTTTTTGGTTGCTTCGATAATTCCCACAGCCACTCGGTCACAACGAACGATACCACCAAATACGTTTACAAAAATACCTTTAACGTTTGGATCAGAAAGGATAAGACGAAAGCCATTTTCTACAGTAGTAGGGTTCGCTCCACCTCCGACATCCAAGAAGTTTGCAGGTTCAGCACCAGCTAACTTAACGATATCCATAGTTGCCATCGCAAGACCGGCCCCATTTACCATACATCCGATGTTACCATCTAACTTTACGTAGTTGAGGTTGTATTCTTTTGCTTTTACTTCATACGGATCTTCTTCAGTGATGTCACGAAGAGCTTCGTTTTCAGGGTGGCGATAAAGAGCGTTTTCATCCAAGTCCATCTTGCAGTCACCTGCGATGATTTCGTTTTGTTTAGTCAGGATGAGTGGGTTGATCTCGAGTAGAGCGGCATCTTCTTTGATGTATGCGTTGTAAACGGAGTTTACAAGAGCTGTGAAGGATTTTTGTGCTTCCGTTGGAATTCCTAAAGCGAATGCGAGTTCACGCACTTGCGAACCTTGGATTCCGATTCCTGGATCAATTTGAATTTTGATGATTTTTTCTGGATGAGTCTCTGCAACTTCTTCGATTTCCATTCCACCTTCGGTAGAAGCCATAATGATGGTTTTGCGGAAAGCGCGATCGAGTAGGATGGAAAGGTAGTATTCCTTTGCAATTTCAAGACCTTGTTCCAAATAAACTTTGAGAACTTTTTTTCCTTCTTCACCGGTTTGAGGGGTGATGAGTTGCATTCCTAGGATTCTTTCCGCTGCTGCTTTGGCATCCTCTTTGGTTTTGGCGACTTTGACCCCGCCACCTTTTCCTCGTCCACCAGCGTGGATTTGGGCTTTCACCACCACTACGGGTGATTTTTGGACAACTTCGCTATATGCCTTTTCGAAATCACCGACTGTGTCGATGACCTTTCCGAAGGGAACGTTGGCATTGTGTCTACGTAGGATTTCTTTGGCCTGGTATTCGTGGACTTTCATGGATTTCCTTATGTCATTGGTACGTCCGTAGGGCAAACCTACGGATCACTAAGGTAAGCCTCGGGGGTTGGGGGAGATTGTCAAGACCGAATGGGTGGTTCTACTGATGCAAACT from Leptospira wolbachii serovar Codice str. CDC encodes the following:
- a CDS encoding TolC family protein; protein product: MEQRSWVSSTLILLVSVGLLAAESGDKGFTLSLQDAVKYAIENNREVMQARLELAKADSSLMKYEGKYSWRALSKAELDQKQFPFNQNNIFTGTKTQTNTYSAGLEKLFTTGTYFKLEAKSQRFDSNAFEDPNKTPAGFTALGLPPLYTDTLSVTIAQDLLKNAFGANERNMEKILENQTEILREQMEDQVASKVVATLVDYWNYSVKESGYQTFEQLLKNTKNVRDLTIRKQGLGLSESFEVNQWNALLSQVEGQMAQASAEREEARRKLIRSLNLPEDTIFQKTTPLSESLPTKLDYQADIDYAYKHRADFRAIVRKKENAELSMKTAKNEALPSLKAAGTYGYQAQNTISPQNNYSDNRHGVFSYQYPVMQGSLDLSYPIMDKGVKAGIRDAEIQKRQVSLEEADLVKAVSDDVKTRIDILKASYQVLENAKRTEDESKKYYNGVLRSFQQGSFNALAVKNALDTHVQDQLSLVRVKVDYNINLHRYYVAKNALFEEYGVERSKLLPENL
- a CDS encoding SH3 domain-containing protein; translation: MIRSRVFLAFSLVFLFIALVTYAFVDFREREDKAYDLYQSESYLKVLGLYQEKEIPSSELELTILSETISQLEKKLNEKETTKELQSFFQSRSETKLAEWETTRGTYYHIQDPYLPNLKKHGDGYKRALITKIVTLTKPIPKPEVTNLLLKLILEDPRGMEDRFSRALTNLLSFPFEPIGEIESEFLLQSLHFLANTTNTNLFHQTAILRGKNVNLRSGPGRENSEVGKITEPEQAICLEEDAGTETIAGSSGHWKRCYFPNLQRSAWIFSGFLTEVPPNPTLIAELEKRFKSSENEVRIDFEGWNGTQIPATFFGDYIPRDSVRISGETGFPIYGLTKESKGLQRICKKLAGDKNYFEFSFQPTDSNLPISFLELHLNYENKDHLAYSISLDKESIWVNKNRYVLDGEKRRENLSLHIGSRKGDKWNASLWRRNTGLIQSIHSFPLDESALSSGGYSWEICLPLAKEPNREQVILFEIRTGIH
- the sucD gene encoding succinate--CoA ligase subunit alpha; translation: MAVLVDENTRVVVQGITGKEGSFHATQMLEYGTKVVAGVTPGKGGQIWTSETGKTAPVRNTIKDAMIQDGANAAVIFVPPPFAADAILEGIFAEIPLVVCITEGIPTHDMLKVYSVLRNSKTKLVGPNCPGVINPRYNVKMGIMPGFIHTPGNIGIVSRSGTLTYESVASLTAAGLGQSTCIGIGGDPVPGMNHVEAVRLLNEDPDTEGIVVIGEIGGTSEEEAAAYIKAHVKKPVVGFIAGQTAPPGKRMGHAGAIISGGMGTATSKIAAMKDAGISICAHIGEVGDKMKQALKK
- a CDS encoding FmdB family zinc ribbon protein, yielding MATYDYHCNTCGKDFEHVQSMKDDALTECLCGKKGTVERRISASAGIIFKGSGFYVTDYKKTDSGSTPPSTGSSDSGTP
- the sucC gene encoding ADP-forming succinate--CoA ligase subunit beta, with translation MKVHEYQAKEILRRHNANVPFGKVIDTVGDFEKAYSEVVQKSPVVVVKAQIHAGGRGKGGGVKVAKTKEDAKAAAERILGMQLITPQTGEEGKKVLKVYLEQGLEIAKEYYLSILLDRAFRKTIIMASTEGGMEIEEVAETHPEKIIKIQIDPGIGIQGSQVRELAFALGIPTEAQKSFTALVNSVYNAYIKEDAALLEINPLILTKQNEIIAGDCKMDLDENALYRHPENEALRDITEEDPYEVKAKEYNLNYVKLDGNIGCMVNGAGLAMATMDIVKLAGAEPANFLDVGGGANPTTVENGFRLILSDPNVKGIFVNVFGGIVRCDRVAVGIIEATKKVNVSVPVVVRLKGTNAEEGKKILNESGMNIVGVEGLRDAADKIVSLIKK